Proteins encoded together in one Bacteroidota bacterium window:
- a CDS encoding T9SS type A sorting domain-containing protein codes for MKYLRPPKSLLRGKILGILLALTLPLTLHSQVDLYIAGDIVLSGINDTLYAQGNIIYNAGAGKMNQVVNSALYFTGNFQNNNLTQLPFYVDLNPLLRSRGAAIADQGFAQTIGGAGKINFYSLEISKVLATQKVDLNNQITMFNKLKMNTGDLNVGSASIIFNNKDTASTITGETDINRIYGSTGYLQVKRFANSSLVSPARLGLTFNNLQDSVLVKRYFVSQATAADGGIERYYEVRNSNGSVVGAFGESVYLDSTEINGYGQEANLRLFKSADNGLTWNIVPSSVDINQNKVTANSIQGITTDTLRYTLADFACANPPIDSLGADTSFCNGDSLQLNAGTGAGFSYLWNTGDTTQTVWVSNTTTLWVEITNNRGCVTRDTIVVTENGLPFVNLALGQDTVTACAAIPLGLDAGNAGASFLWSTNDTTQLISLLHNDTTVGYDTVWVVVTDSNGCANNDSVIFEKSPAPVVNLGGTRNICGGTNVVLNTALSGASGNVGPTFLWNTGAILPSITVGITGQYDVTVTNSYGCQSADTVQVNVAPSISANTSATDVTCNGLGNGTVSLNVTGGTPAFTFLWSIGATTQNLTNLGPGTFLVTVTDQMGCTANASATVTQPAALTQTISGTNVTCNGAADGVASITVGGGTPAYTYLWSNGATTSSITNLGPGTYTVTVTDANGCTVTNSRTITQPPILTLSLANQQNIGCNGGANGQIDIAVTGGTTAYTYLWSNGATTQDVTGLTVGTYGVTVTDAHGCTVNASFTLTEPAALTLNETHLDATCNGASTGSIDLTVAGGTSPFTYQWSNAATTEDISNLGAGSYTVTVSDANGCTSTVAAVINAPSALVLTVSAYSAACGQSDGSAAVHVTGGTPGYTYNWPTVGSTSDSIANIPAGIYPVFVTDANGCLDSATAAVSNTGAPTVSLDSTANVTCFGGTNGYVSVTFNGGVAPFTYLWTNGDTTIAASGLGAGTYNLTVTADDGCLAFFSQLITQPSALTGAGIVTNASCSGANDGAIDFIPNGGTLPYAFLWSNLATTEDLTALVGGSYDVLLTDGNGCILRDTFLVSEPNALVLSHVSTNVSCGGGSDGSIDLIVSGGSPAYSYTWSSGQISEDLTGLVAGSYLVTVTDLLGCAALDTAVVSEPTPINLALDSIDVQCNGGANGELNLLVNGGTAPFAFAWSNSATTQNLVNLSPGSYAVTVTDSLGCVANAASTINEPALLNLVLNATDVHCGGNANATASAIVTGGTGAYQFVWSNGDTTANLANLAAGNYTLTVTDDNGCFVNGSVNVIEPPTLTFAATIVDVTCQDQTDGSILTTSFGGSLPYSYAWNNGATTPNLVGVGAGEYILTLTDSAGCTFRDTLTVDQGDSSLQGRFLMASVVNSEDTVYFLEFSTPVPTVIDWDFGDGSTDSISYPWHVYADVPNVDTSYYDVQLAVANAWCTDTVVKTIKVVNGSGKVNQGPGQNGVGDILTVAVYPNPNMGTFQVDILLRKDMDAKVQVIDLQGRIVTQRSLAGDDTYKVEFALDNKVAAGVYLVNIQVKESQKIVRIVKF; via the coding sequence GATCAACTTCTACAGCCTTGAAATCTCCAAGGTCCTCGCTACCCAAAAGGTGGATCTGAACAATCAGATCACGATGTTCAACAAGCTGAAAATGAATACGGGCGATCTCAATGTGGGCTCGGCCAGCATCATCTTCAACAACAAGGACACCGCCTCCACGATCACCGGCGAGACCGACATCAACCGGATTTATGGTAGCACAGGCTACTTGCAAGTGAAACGCTTCGCCAATAGTAGCCTCGTTTCGCCAGCACGATTGGGTTTGACCTTCAACAACTTGCAAGACTCCGTATTGGTGAAGCGCTATTTTGTATCGCAGGCCACCGCCGCTGATGGCGGCATCGAACGCTACTATGAGGTCCGCAACAGCAATGGTTCAGTGGTAGGCGCATTCGGCGAATCGGTCTACCTCGACAGCACAGAAATCAATGGCTATGGACAGGAAGCCAACCTCCGTTTGTTCAAATCCGCAGACAATGGCCTGACATGGAATATTGTTCCGAGCTCCGTGGACATCAACCAAAACAAAGTCACCGCCAACAGCATCCAAGGTATCACCACCGACACCCTGCGCTATACATTGGCCGACTTTGCATGCGCCAATCCGCCGATAGATAGTTTGGGCGCGGATACCAGCTTTTGCAATGGGGATTCGCTGCAGTTGAATGCAGGTACGGGTGCGGGATTCAGCTATCTCTGGAACACTGGGGATACAACCCAAACCGTTTGGGTCTCCAATACCACGACCTTGTGGGTCGAGATCACCAACAACCGCGGTTGCGTCACGCGAGATACGATTGTCGTCACGGAAAACGGCTTGCCATTTGTCAACTTGGCTTTGGGACAAGATACCGTTACCGCCTGTGCGGCGATTCCACTGGGATTGGATGCAGGAAATGCCGGAGCCAGCTTTCTTTGGAGCACCAACGATACGACACAGCTCATCAGCCTGTTGCACAACGATACGACCGTCGGTTATGACACCGTTTGGGTTGTGGTCACCGACAGCAATGGCTGCGCCAACAATGATTCGGTCATCTTTGAAAAATCACCCGCACCCGTCGTCAATCTCGGCGGCACCCGCAACATCTGTGGCGGCACCAATGTCGTTTTGAACACCGCCTTGTCTGGCGCATCCGGGAATGTGGGTCCAACCTTCCTTTGGAATACGGGGGCAATCCTCCCCAGCATCACCGTCGGGATCACTGGTCAATATGACGTCACCGTGACCAACAGTTACGGTTGCCAGTCCGCCGATACTGTGCAGGTGAACGTAGCGCCCAGCATTTCGGCAAATACCTCCGCCACGGATGTTACCTGCAATGGCTTGGGCAACGGAACGGTTTCGTTGAATGTTACCGGCGGTACCCCCGCATTCACATTTCTCTGGAGCATTGGGGCCACCACGCAAAACCTCACCAACCTGGGCCCTGGCACATTTTTGGTCACAGTAACCGACCAAATGGGTTGCACCGCAAACGCAAGTGCGACCGTGACGCAGCCTGCAGCACTTACCCAAACCATTTCTGGCACCAACGTCACCTGCAACGGTGCTGCCGATGGTGTAGCGAGCATCACGGTTGGGGGCGGGACACCTGCTTACACCTACTTGTGGAGCAATGGTGCTACGACATCCTCCATCACCAACCTTGGTCCAGGCACATATACTGTGACGGTTACAGACGCCAATGGCTGTACGGTCACCAATAGCCGCACGATTACCCAGCCACCCATTCTCACGCTCAGCCTCGCCAACCAACAGAACATAGGTTGCAACGGCGGCGCAAATGGGCAAATCGACATTGCAGTTACGGGCGGAACCACCGCTTATACCTATCTCTGGAGCAACGGTGCCACCACGCAAGACGTCACAGGTTTGACGGTCGGAACCTATGGTGTGACGGTCACCGATGCCCATGGTTGCACCGTGAACGCCAGCTTTACATTGACCGAACCCGCTGCATTGACCTTGAACGAAACCCATTTGGATGCCACTTGCAATGGCGCTTCGACAGGCAGCATCGACCTCACCGTTGCTGGAGGTACCTCGCCCTTCACCTACCAATGGTCCAATGCGGCGACTACCGAAGATATCAGCAATTTGGGTGCAGGTTCCTACACCGTGACTGTATCTGATGCCAACGGATGTACTTCCACGGTTGCTGCCGTGATCAACGCACCTTCGGCACTTGTTCTAACAGTTTCAGCCTACAGCGCTGCCTGCGGTCAGTCCGATGGTTCAGCAGCTGTTCACGTAACCGGTGGTACACCCGGCTATACCTACAATTGGCCGACGGTCGGAAGCACATCCGATTCGATTGCGAATATTCCGGCAGGCATCTACCCTGTGTTTGTGACGGACGCCAATGGGTGCTTGGATTCGGCCACGGCCGCGGTCAGCAACACGGGAGCGCCGACGGTGAGTCTGGATTCGACGGCCAACGTGACTTGCTTTGGCGGAACGAACGGTTATGTTTCGGTGACTTTCAATGGCGGTGTGGCGCCTTTTACCTATCTCTGGACAAACGGGGACACCACGATCGCTGCCTCAGGTTTGGGCGCAGGCACATACAACCTCACCGTAACTGCGGATGACGGCTGTCTCGCCTTTTTCAGTCAGCTGATTACCCAACCGTCCGCGTTGACGGGTGCGGGAATTGTCACCAATGCCTCCTGCTCGGGAGCCAATGACGGTGCCATTGATTTCATTCCGAATGGCGGGACCTTGCCTTATGCCTTCCTTTGGTCCAACTTGGCAACGACGGAGGATTTGACCGCCCTTGTCGGTGGCAGCTATGATGTCCTGTTGACCGATGGAAATGGCTGCATTTTGCGAGATACCTTTTTGGTCTCCGAACCGAATGCGCTTGTTTTGTCCCATGTCTCAACGAATGTGTCTTGCGGTGGTGGATCAGATGGAAGCATCGATTTGATCGTGAGCGGCGGTTCGCCGGCGTATTCCTACACCTGGTCTTCGGGCCAAATTTCGGAAGACTTGACGGGATTGGTTGCAGGAAGTTACCTCGTAACTGTGACCGATTTGTTGGGTTGCGCCGCCTTGGATACTGCGGTGGTTTCCGAGCCGACACCCATTAACTTGGCATTGGACAGCATTGACGTTCAGTGTAATGGCGGGGCAAATGGCGAATTGAATTTGTTGGTGAATGGTGGGACTGCTCCTTTTGCTTTTGCTTGGAGCAACAGTGCGACCACCCAAAACTTGGTGAACTTGTCGCCAGGCAGTTATGCAGTGACGGTCACTGACTCCTTAGGTTGTGTGGCCAATGCGGCCTCCACCATCAATGAGCCGGCTTTGCTCAATTTGGTGCTCAATGCCACCGATGTTCATTGTGGTGGGAATGCCAATGCCACCGCATCTGCCATCGTGACAGGAGGAACAGGTGCCTATCAATTCGTCTGGAGCAATGGCGATACCACCGCCAATCTTGCGAATTTGGCTGCTGGCAACTACACCTTGACGGTCACCGATGACAATGGATGTTTCGTGAATGGCAGCGTCAATGTGATTGAACCACCCACCCTTACCTTTGCCGCGACCATCGTAGATGTGACCTGCCAAGACCAAACAGATGGTTCGATCCTGACGACTTCGTTTGGTGGATCGCTGCCTTACAGCTACGCTTGGAACAACGGCGCGACGACCCCCAACTTGGTGGGTGTTGGCGCTGGCGAATACATTTTGACCCTTACCGACTCGGCGGGTTGCACTTTCAGGGACACCCTGACCGTGGACCAAGGCGACAGCAGCTTGCAAGGGCGCTTCCTGATGGCTTCGGTCGTCAATTCGGAGGATACCGTTTATTTCCTCGAATTTTCAACCCCGGTACCGACTGTCATCGATTGGGATTTTGGGGATGGCAGCACGGATTCGATCAGCTACCCATGGCATGTGTATGCAGATGTCCCCAACGTGGACACGAGTTACTATGACGTGCAACTCGCCGTCGCGAATGCTTGGTGTACCGACACCGTGGTGAAAACCATCAAGGTGGTCAACGGCTCCGGCAAGGTCAATCAGGGCCCTGGGCAGAACGGTGTCGGCGACATCCTCACTGTGGCAGTTTATCCGAATCCCAACATGGGAACCTTCCAAGTCGACATCTTGCTCCGAAAAGATATGGATGCAAAAGTTCAAGTAATAGATTTGCAGGGCCGAATCGTAACGCAGCGGAGCTTGGCCGGAGACGATACTTACAAAGTAGAATTTGCCTTGGACAATAAAGTCGCCGCGGGCGTGTATCTGGTAAACATTCAGGTGAAGGAAAGCCAGAAGATTGTGCGGATTGTGAAATTTTGA